The following are encoded together in the Actinoplanes sp. N902-109 genome:
- a CDS encoding serine protease has protein sequence MRILIPLAAIALIVGAAPTAAQAVPASPGGTAVNRQSAAVTAGYWTPSRLAAAKPVPQPLAPTTEATAATEPTGTPRFVHATEPAGVHTMASEWITNGRLFFTNPGVGDFVCSANVVSSNNHDVIATARHCVADPAAGKVYQNFRFAPAYNKGNAPYGWWTWRSAGWRIDDTGPGGDNAFLVLNRGGNANAHVQDVVGGSGIGFNWATNSYAHAIGLPASVDYAVWCEGQPYDGPSGGVQIRTCNGLSGGASGGSFIVNYQSDGSAVQTASYFGSWGDAYWAYYRDAAWQVYNGASNA, from the coding sequence ATGCGCATCCTCATCCCCCTTGCCGCGATCGCCCTGATCGTCGGCGCCGCCCCGACCGCCGCGCAGGCCGTTCCCGCTTCCCCCGGCGGCACAGCTGTCAACCGGCAGTCCGCGGCTGTGACCGCCGGCTACTGGACGCCTTCGCGATTGGCCGCGGCCAAACCCGTCCCCCAACCGCTCGCCCCCACAACGGAGGCGACCGCGGCGACCGAGCCGACCGGCACGCCGCGATTCGTGCACGCCACCGAGCCCGCCGGGGTGCACACCATGGCGAGCGAGTGGATCACCAACGGCCGGTTGTTCTTCACCAACCCCGGTGTCGGGGACTTCGTCTGCAGCGCCAACGTCGTCTCCAGCAACAACCATGACGTGATCGCAACGGCGCGGCACTGCGTTGCCGACCCCGCGGCCGGCAAGGTCTATCAGAACTTCCGGTTCGCGCCGGCCTACAACAAGGGCAACGCGCCGTACGGCTGGTGGACATGGCGCTCGGCCGGGTGGCGCATCGACGACACCGGGCCGGGCGGGGACAACGCTTTCCTCGTGCTCAACCGGGGCGGCAACGCGAACGCCCACGTGCAGGACGTGGTCGGCGGCTCCGGCATCGGCTTCAACTGGGCCACCAACAGCTACGCGCACGCGATCGGCCTGCCCGCGTCCGTCGACTATGCGGTGTGGTGCGAGGGCCAGCCGTACGACGGACCGTCCGGCGGCGTGCAGATCCGCACCTGTAACGGGCTGTCCGGCGGGGCGAGCGGCGGGTCCTTCATCGTCAACTACCAGTCCGACGGCTCGGCCGTGCAGACCGCCAGCTACTTCGGCAGCTGGGGGGACGCCTACTGGGCGTACTACCGCGACGCCGCCTGGCAGGTCTACAACGGCGCCTCCAACGCCTGA
- a CDS encoding FAD-dependent oxidoreductase yields the protein MADYDVVVVGSGFGGSVTALRLTEKGYRVGVLEAGRRWDAGSLPRTSWDLRGFLWAPALGLRGIQRITMLKDVIVLSAAGVGGGSLVYANTLYQPPARFFADERWAGITDWAAELAPHYARASRMLGVTVQPSMTPSDRVLAEVAQEMGVGGTFRRTPVGVFFGQPGRTVPDPYFGGAGPDRTGCTECGNCMIGCRVGAKNRLDLNYLYLAERAGAVVHPETEVTGLRPVHGGWRVTTKRRVFTARQVVLAAGALGTQRLLHEMRTTGMLPGLSDRLGSLTRTNSEALLGAQSVRVPAEPFSRGVAITSSFHPDDETHIEPVRYGPGSNAMGLLTTLLVDGGSRVPRPVRFLGQALRHPGLLARSLSNRRWSERTIIALVMQTRDNSLTVRRTRRGRLTTGPGHGPANPTWIPVGHEAVRRIADKIGGHPGGTIGDVFDVPMTAHILGGATIGASPRTGVVDAYQRVFGHPGLHVVDGSVIPANLGVNPSLTITALAERATALWPNKGDADPRPPLGSAYERCKPVTPRSPAVPGHAPAALIPD from the coding sequence ATGGCGGACTATGACGTCGTGGTCGTGGGCAGCGGGTTCGGTGGCAGCGTGACGGCGTTGCGGCTGACCGAGAAGGGGTATCGGGTCGGGGTGCTGGAGGCCGGCCGGCGGTGGGATGCCGGCAGTCTGCCCAGGACCTCGTGGGATCTCCGGGGCTTCCTGTGGGCGCCCGCGCTGGGGCTGCGGGGCATTCAGCGGATCACCATGCTCAAGGATGTCATCGTGTTGTCGGCGGCCGGTGTCGGTGGCGGGTCGCTGGTCTATGCGAACACGTTGTATCAGCCGCCGGCCCGGTTCTTCGCCGATGAGCGGTGGGCCGGGATCACCGATTGGGCCGCCGAGCTGGCGCCGCATTATGCGCGGGCGTCGCGGATGCTCGGGGTTACCGTGCAGCCGTCGATGACGCCGTCCGACCGGGTTCTGGCGGAGGTGGCGCAGGAGATGGGCGTGGGCGGGACGTTTCGTCGTACGCCGGTGGGAGTTTTCTTCGGGCAGCCGGGGCGGACCGTGCCCGATCCGTATTTCGGCGGCGCCGGCCCGGACCGTACCGGGTGCACCGAGTGTGGCAATTGCATGATCGGTTGCCGGGTCGGGGCCAAGAACCGGCTGGATCTCAATTATCTGTATCTCGCCGAACGGGCCGGTGCGGTGGTTCATCCGGAGACCGAGGTGACCGGATTGCGCCCGGTGCACGGCGGGTGGCGGGTCACCACGAAACGGCGGGTCTTCACCGCACGGCAGGTTGTGCTGGCCGCCGGGGCGCTGGGCACGCAACGGTTGCTGCACGAGATGAGAACGACCGGGATGCTGCCGGGGTTGTCCGACCGGCTCGGTTCGCTGACCCGGACGAATTCGGAGGCGTTGCTGGGCGCGCAGAGTGTGCGGGTGCCCGCCGAACCATTTTCCCGCGGGGTGGCGATCACCTCGTCGTTCCACCCGGACGACGAGACCCACATCGAGCCGGTGCGGTACGGCCCGGGCAGCAACGCGATGGGGTTGCTGACCACGCTGCTGGTCGACGGTGGCAGCCGGGTGCCGCGGCCGGTGCGGTTCCTCGGGCAGGCGCTGCGCCATCCCGGGCTGCTGGCCCGGTCGCTGTCCAACCGGCGATGGAGCGAGCGCACCATCATCGCGCTGGTGATGCAGACCCGCGACAATTCCTTGACGGTACGACGCACCCGCCGGGGGCGGCTGACCACCGGGCCGGGACACGGGCCGGCCAATCCGACCTGGATCCCGGTGGGGCACGAGGCGGTGCGCCGGATCGCGGACAAGATCGGCGGGCATCCCGGCGGGACGATCGGGGACGTGTTCGACGTCCCGATGACCGCGCACATTCTCGGTGGGGCGACCATCGGGGCGTCGCCGCGGACCGGGGTGGTGGACGCCTACCAGCGGGTCTTCGGCCACCCGGGGCTGCATGTCGTCGACGGTTCGGTGATCCCGGCCAATCTCGGGGTGAATCCGTCGCTGACCATCACCGCGCTGGCCGAGCGGGCGACCGCGCTGTGGCCCAACAAGGGTGACGCCGATCCACGACCGCCGCTGGGTTCGGCGTACGAGCGGTGCAAGCCGGTGACACCGCGATCACCCGCCGTTCCCGGGCACGCACCGGCCGCGCTTATCCCGGATTGA
- a CDS encoding Lsr2 family protein: protein MAKQVITLLTDDLDGGEADRTVEFGLDGVNYTIDLSEKNAGKLRKALDPYLSVATRVGRAGAEARAVRRGAPVSTGRATRDQNQAIREWASKNGYEVSERGRIPSSIVEAYHNR from the coding sequence ATGGCAAAGCAGGTAATCACCCTTCTGACCGACGACCTCGATGGCGGCGAGGCGGACCGGACGGTCGAGTTCGGGCTGGACGGGGTCAACTACACGATCGACCTGTCCGAGAAGAACGCGGGCAAGCTGCGCAAGGCGCTCGACCCGTATCTGTCGGTCGCCACCCGGGTCGGCCGGGCCGGCGCCGAGGCCCGCGCCGTGCGCCGGGGTGCCCCGGTGAGCACCGGCCGGGCGACCCGCGACCAGAACCAGGCCATTCGCGAGTGGGCGAGCAAGAACGGCTACGAGGTGTCCGAGCGCGGCCGCATCCCGAGCTCGATCGTCGAGGCGTACCACAACCGCTGA
- a CDS encoding xanthine dehydrogenase family protein molybdopterin-binding subunit: MTSTVERSVGRPVGRIEGPDKVSGAARYAAEYPVEDVTYAWVVQSPVARGTLNAVVVDPLAEDDDMLAVLWHGNAPRLEAGDDPELAVLQGERISYRGQAVALVVARTLEAARRAAQTVTLDIAEEPHDSLLRADHPGIYTPEVVNPSFPSVSELGDVEAAFAAAPVKVDVRYETPALHNNPMEPHATTAVWEGDDLVLYDSNQHPPGVAATVGALFGLPAERVHVITEHVGGGFGSKGTARPNAVLAAMAAKVVGRPVKLALPRQAMFSMIGYRTPTLQRIRLGAEADGKLTAIAHEAIEQTSQLFEFAEQTTTVTRHMYAAANRRTSHQLVRLDMPTPRWMRAPGEAPGMVGLECAMDELAEQLGMDPIELRIRNEPAVEPESGVPFSSRHYVDCLRAGAERFGWAGREHKPRLRREGSWWIGTGVAGASYPTMAQPSVARVRLDPDGSAEVAIAAADLGTGARTILTQIAADELGLPVERVRMRIGDSTLPKASVAGGSSGSASWGWAVTGACREIRRTGGTEATFDSADIIKQQEKDGKHAYGAHFAEVRVDADTGEVRVTRLFGMYAAGRILNPRTARSQFIGGMTMGMGMALHEEGVLDPAMGDWVNHDLAEYHIPVHADIESIEAAWLDEHDDQVNPMGSKGIGEIGIVGSPAAIVNAIWHATGIRVRDLPVRLDKLLPHL; encoded by the coding sequence ATGACGAGCACGGTGGAACGCTCGGTGGGCCGGCCGGTCGGCCGGATCGAGGGCCCGGACAAGGTCTCCGGTGCGGCCCGGTACGCCGCCGAATACCCGGTCGAGGACGTCACGTACGCCTGGGTCGTGCAGTCGCCGGTCGCCCGGGGCACGCTCAACGCCGTCGTGGTGGACCCGCTGGCCGAGGACGACGACATGCTCGCGGTGCTGTGGCACGGCAACGCCCCGCGCCTGGAAGCCGGTGACGACCCCGAGCTGGCGGTGCTGCAGGGCGAGCGGATCAGCTACCGCGGGCAGGCGGTGGCGCTGGTGGTGGCCCGTACGCTGGAAGCCGCCCGCCGGGCCGCCCAGACGGTCACGCTCGACATCGCCGAGGAGCCGCACGACTCGCTGCTGCGTGCGGACCACCCCGGCATCTACACCCCCGAGGTGGTCAACCCGTCGTTCCCGTCGGTCAGCGAGCTCGGCGACGTCGAGGCCGCCTTCGCCGCCGCGCCGGTCAAGGTGGATGTGCGCTACGAGACCCCGGCGCTGCACAACAACCCGATGGAACCGCACGCCACCACCGCCGTGTGGGAGGGCGACGACCTCGTCCTGTACGACTCCAACCAGCACCCGCCGGGCGTCGCGGCCACGGTCGGGGCGCTGTTCGGGCTGCCGGCGGAGCGCGTGCACGTCATCACCGAGCACGTCGGTGGCGGGTTCGGCTCCAAGGGCACCGCCCGGCCCAACGCGGTGCTGGCCGCGATGGCCGCGAAGGTGGTCGGCCGCCCGGTCAAGCTGGCGCTGCCCCGGCAGGCCATGTTCAGCATGATCGGCTACCGGACGCCGACCCTGCAGCGCATCCGGCTGGGCGCGGAGGCGGACGGGAAGCTGACCGCGATCGCGCACGAGGCGATCGAGCAGACGTCGCAGCTGTTCGAGTTCGCCGAGCAGACCACCACCGTCACCCGGCACATGTACGCCGCGGCGAACCGGCGCACCAGCCACCAGCTCGTCCGCCTCGACATGCCGACGCCGCGCTGGATGCGCGCACCCGGCGAGGCCCCCGGCATGGTGGGTCTGGAGTGCGCGATGGACGAGCTGGCCGAGCAACTCGGCATGGACCCGATCGAGCTGCGCATCCGCAACGAGCCGGCCGTCGAGCCGGAGAGCGGCGTCCCGTTCAGCAGCCGGCACTACGTCGACTGCCTGCGCGCGGGCGCGGAACGCTTCGGCTGGGCCGGTCGTGAGCACAAGCCGAGGCTGCGCCGCGAAGGCAGCTGGTGGATCGGCACGGGCGTCGCGGGCGCCAGCTACCCGACGATGGCTCAGCCCTCGGTGGCCCGGGTGCGGCTGGACCCGGACGGCTCGGCCGAGGTCGCGATCGCCGCGGCCGACCTGGGCACCGGCGCCCGCACGATCCTCACCCAGATCGCGGCGGACGAACTGGGTCTGCCGGTCGAGCGGGTGCGGATGCGCATCGGCGACTCCACGCTGCCCAAGGCGTCGGTCGCCGGCGGCTCCTCCGGCAGCGCATCCTGGGGCTGGGCGGTCACCGGCGCCTGCCGCGAGATCCGGCGCACCGGCGGCACCGAGGCCACCTTCGACAGCGCCGACATCATCAAGCAGCAGGAAAAAGACGGCAAGCATGCGTACGGCGCCCACTTCGCGGAGGTCCGGGTCGACGCGGACACCGGGGAGGTCCGGGTGACCCGCCTGTTCGGCATGTACGCCGCCGGCCGCATCCTCAATCCGCGCACCGCCCGCAGCCAGTTCATCGGTGGCATGACGATGGGCATGGGCATGGCCCTGCACGAGGAGGGCGTGCTGGACCCGGCGATGGGCGACTGGGTCAACCACGACCTGGCCGAGTACCACATCCCGGTGCACGCCGACATCGAGTCGATCGAAGCGGCCTGGCTGGACGAGCACGACGACCAGGTCAACCCGATGGGCAGCAAGGGCATCGGCGAGATCGGCATCGTCGGCTCGCCGGCCGCGATCGTCAACGCGATCTGGCACGCCACCGGCATCCGGGTGCGCGATCTGCCGGTGCGGCTCGACAAGCTGCTGCCGCACCTCTGA
- a CDS encoding xanthine dehydrogenase family protein subunit M produces MKTFEYTPVTDVGSAVAALTGGAAFLAGGTNLVDLMKLGVATPDVLVDINRLPLHDVTELPGGGLRIGANVRNSDLAAHPRVRHDYPVLSEALLNGASGQLRNMASTGGNLLQRTRCRYFMDMTKPCNKHEPGSGCPAREGDHRNLAILGASEHCVATHPSDMAVALAALDATVRVTGPDGEREVPVTELHRLPGDTPHLDTVLRPGELITAVELPASDLARVSAYRKARDRASYAFAVGSVAAALQVEDGVVRDVRLAFGAVAHKPWRAYEAERALRGRQAVRDSFLAAADVELAAAVPLRDNAFKLTLIRNLVASTLEQLAGVHS; encoded by the coding sequence ATGAAGACCTTCGAGTACACGCCCGTCACCGATGTCGGTTCCGCGGTCGCCGCGCTCACCGGCGGTGCCGCGTTCCTGGCCGGCGGCACGAACCTGGTCGATCTGATGAAGCTCGGCGTCGCCACGCCGGACGTGCTGGTCGACATCAACCGGCTGCCCCTGCACGACGTCACCGAGCTGCCCGGCGGGGGCCTGCGGATCGGCGCGAACGTCCGGAACAGCGACCTGGCCGCGCACCCGCGGGTCCGGCACGACTATCCGGTGCTCAGCGAAGCGCTGCTGAACGGCGCGTCGGGGCAGCTGCGCAACATGGCCAGCACCGGCGGCAACCTGTTGCAGCGCACCCGCTGCCGCTACTTCATGGACATGACCAAGCCGTGCAACAAGCACGAGCCCGGCTCCGGCTGCCCGGCGCGCGAGGGTGATCACCGCAACCTGGCGATCCTCGGTGCTTCCGAGCACTGCGTGGCCACCCATCCGTCCGACATGGCCGTCGCGCTGGCCGCGCTCGATGCGACCGTACGGGTCACCGGCCCCGACGGCGAGCGCGAGGTGCCGGTGACCGAGCTGCACCGGCTGCCCGGCGACACCCCGCACCTCGACACGGTGCTGCGGCCGGGCGAGCTCATCACGGCGGTCGAGCTGCCGGCGTCGGACCTCGCGCGGGTCTCGGCGTACCGGAAGGCCCGGGATCGGGCCTCGTACGCCTTCGCGGTGGGTTCGGTCGCGGCGGCGTTGCAGGTCGAGGACGGGGTGGTCCGGGACGTGCGGCTCGCCTTCGGCGCGGTCGCGCACAAACCCTGGCGCGCGTACGAGGCGGAGCGCGCCTTGCGTGGCCGGCAGGCAGTGCGCGACTCCTTCCTGGCGGCGGCGGACGTGGAGCTGGCCGCCGCGGTGCCGCTGCGCGACAACGCCTTCAAGCTCACCCTGATCCGCAATTTGGTCGCTTCCACGTTGGAGCAGTTGGCGGGGGTGCACTCATGA
- a CDS encoding 2Fe-2S iron-sulfur cluster-binding protein yields MKLVVNGVEHALDLDPRTTLLDALREHLHLTGAKKGCDHGQCGACTVLLDGRRVNSCLVLAISQQDAQVTTIEGLNHPVQEAFQEHDGFQCGYCTPGQICSAVGMLDEVGKGWPSRVTEGDDVELTGAEIRERMSGNLCRCGAYANMVPAIAEAATR; encoded by the coding sequence ATGAAACTCGTCGTGAACGGGGTCGAGCACGCCCTCGACCTGGATCCGCGCACCACGCTGCTGGACGCGTTGCGCGAGCATCTGCACCTGACCGGGGCCAAGAAGGGGTGCGACCACGGCCAGTGCGGCGCCTGCACGGTGCTGCTGGACGGGCGCCGGGTGAACAGCTGCCTGGTGCTGGCCATCAGTCAGCAGGACGCCCAGGTGACCACCATCGAGGGGCTGAACCACCCGGTGCAGGAGGCGTTCCAGGAGCACGACGGTTTCCAGTGCGGGTACTGCACACCGGGGCAGATCTGCTCGGCCGTCGGCATGCTCGACGAGGTGGGCAAGGGCTGGCCGAGCCGGGTCACCGAGGGCGACGACGTCGAGCTGACCGGGGCGGAGATCCGCGAGCGGATGAGCGGCAACCTGTGCCGCTGCGGCGCGTACGCGAACATGGTCCCGGCGATCGCCGAGGCGGCCACCCGATGA
- a CDS encoding NAD-dependent epimerase/dehydratase family protein — MRIVIVGATGNAGTALLRRLRNEPGIDLAGVVRRVPPAGAQPYDAVEWHACDIAGPGAEARLTEIFRGADAVVHLAWQIQPSHDQRRLFEANVLGSRAVVEGVLRAGVSTLVFASSVGVYAPGPKDAYVTEAYPRSGVPGSSYSRHKALVESMLDRVESDHPMLRVVRLRPGLIFQRDVGTEIARYFAGPLLPARLLRYGRIPLIPSHPALRVQAVHADDLADAYARILTSDVRGALNVAAGPVLDPSVAARAFHGREVPVPGALLRGAAEVSWALRLQPVDVGWVKLGLKAPLMSCDRIAAELGWRPMTDAVHALKELVSGMAYRAHTDSPPLSAKPDLPGRLGGVLRGRLPGTGNPY, encoded by the coding sequence ATGCGGATCGTGATCGTGGGAGCGACCGGGAACGCCGGTACGGCACTGCTGCGCCGGCTGCGTAACGAGCCGGGCATCGACCTCGCCGGGGTGGTCCGGCGGGTTCCGCCCGCGGGCGCGCAGCCCTATGACGCCGTGGAGTGGCACGCCTGCGACATAGCCGGCCCGGGCGCGGAGGCCCGGCTCACCGAGATCTTCCGCGGCGCCGACGCGGTCGTGCACCTGGCCTGGCAGATCCAGCCCAGCCACGACCAGCGCCGGCTGTTCGAGGCCAACGTGCTCGGCAGCCGGGCGGTGGTCGAGGGCGTGCTGCGGGCCGGGGTGTCCACGCTCGTGTTCGCGTCGTCGGTCGGGGTGTACGCGCCCGGCCCCAAGGATGCCTATGTGACCGAGGCTTATCCGCGCAGCGGGGTGCCGGGGTCGTCGTACAGCCGGCACAAGGCTCTGGTCGAGAGCATGCTGGACCGGGTCGAGTCGGACCACCCGATGTTGCGCGTGGTGCGGCTGCGTCCGGGGTTGATCTTCCAGCGCGACGTCGGCACCGAGATCGCGCGCTACTTCGCCGGTCCGCTGCTGCCGGCCCGGTTGCTGCGGTACGGCCGGATCCCGCTGATCCCGTCCCACCCCGCGCTGCGGGTGCAGGCTGTGCACGCGGACGACCTGGCCGATGCGTACGCCAGGATCCTGACGTCCGACGTACGCGGCGCGCTCAACGTGGCGGCGGGCCCGGTGCTCGACCCGTCGGTGGCGGCCCGGGCGTTCCACGGGCGCGAGGTCCCGGTCCCCGGTGCGCTGCTGCGCGGCGCGGCCGAGGTCAGCTGGGCGCTGCGGCTGCAGCCGGTCGACGTGGGCTGGGTCAAGCTGGGCCTCAAGGCACCGCTGATGTCCTGCGACCGGATCGCGGCCGAGCTGGGCTGGCGGCCGATGACCGATGCCGTGCACGCGCTCAAGGAGCTGGTCAGCGGCATGGCGTACCGGGCGCACACGGACAGCCCGCCGCTGTCGGCCAAGCCGGATCTGCCGGGAAGGCTGGGCGGAGTGCTCCGCGGCCGCCTCCCCGGCACCGGCAACCCCTACTGA
- a CDS encoding HAD family acid phosphatase: MSLQLSRRVAVTVSAAVVAAGLGGAGIGYAASAATGPAIQTKTPRSEKDVTNIDVLRQQLRNYYGDALGTGTFSDDSNYAREARDVAADGAKRLDKPNKKNKAIVLDVDDTTLATWNYEVASNWAYNPTTNATFVTEQRFPAVPGMVETVRTAEREGYAIFFLTGRPTTQEQATLGNLTADGVGVDAGYPKPTTLSDGEDGLFTKPAVADYPAYLTTACAADPNGSCTTIHYKSATRKHIESLGYDIVANFGDQDSDLKGGYADHTFKLPNPNYYLP; encoded by the coding sequence ATGTCGTTGCAGCTTTCGCGCCGGGTGGCGGTCACCGTGTCCGCTGCGGTGGTCGCAGCCGGGCTGGGTGGGGCCGGCATCGGGTATGCGGCGTCGGCCGCCACCGGACCGGCCATCCAGACCAAGACGCCCCGGTCCGAGAAGGACGTCACGAACATCGACGTGCTCCGGCAGCAGCTTCGGAACTATTACGGGGATGCGCTGGGCACCGGCACGTTCTCCGACGACAGCAACTATGCGCGGGAGGCGCGGGACGTCGCCGCGGACGGGGCGAAGCGGCTGGACAAGCCGAACAAGAAGAACAAGGCGATCGTGCTGGACGTCGACGACACCACGCTGGCGACGTGGAACTACGAGGTGGCCAGCAACTGGGCGTACAACCCCACGACCAATGCGACGTTCGTGACGGAGCAGCGCTTCCCCGCCGTACCGGGAATGGTGGAAACCGTGCGCACCGCGGAGCGGGAGGGGTACGCCATCTTCTTCCTGACCGGGCGGCCCACCACGCAGGAACAGGCGACGCTGGGCAACCTGACCGCGGACGGCGTCGGGGTGGACGCCGGTTACCCGAAGCCGACGACGCTCAGCGACGGTGAGGACGGCCTGTTCACCAAGCCCGCGGTCGCCGACTACCCGGCCTACCTCACCACCGCGTGCGCCGCCGACCCGAACGGTTCGTGCACGACGATCCACTACAAGTCGGCGACGCGGAAGCACATCGAATCGCTCGGGTACGACATCGTGGCGAACTTCGGCGACCAGGACAGCGACCTGAAGGGTGGCTACGCCGACCACACGTTCAAGCTGCCCAACCCGAACTACTACCTGCCCTGA
- a CDS encoding SigE family RNA polymerase sigma factor — translation MADDYREFVSARLEGFRRTAFLLCGDWHNADDLVSSALLKVLRHWRRVSAMDDPEAYVRRVLLRNLIDERRRPWRRESSWAWVPEQAVDPVDGPVTDRVAVVAALKQLPPRQRAAVVLRYFCDLSVEQTAAELGCSTGTVKSQTARALEGMRTAMSKPEGTRRG, via the coding sequence GTGGCAGACGACTACCGGGAATTCGTGAGCGCGCGGCTGGAGGGGTTCCGGCGCACGGCTTTCCTGCTGTGCGGGGACTGGCACAACGCCGATGACCTGGTGTCCTCCGCCCTGCTCAAGGTGCTGCGGCACTGGCGGCGGGTGTCCGCCATGGATGATCCCGAGGCGTACGTGCGGCGGGTGCTGCTGCGCAACCTGATCGATGAGCGGCGGCGGCCGTGGCGGCGGGAGAGTTCGTGGGCGTGGGTGCCCGAGCAGGCCGTCGACCCGGTGGACGGGCCGGTCACCGATCGGGTGGCGGTGGTGGCCGCGTTGAAGCAGCTGCCGCCCCGGCAGCGGGCCGCCGTGGTGCTGCGCTACTTCTGCGACCTGTCCGTCGAGCAGACCGCCGCCGAGCTGGGGTGTTCGACCGGGACCGTGAAGAGTCAGACCGCGCGGGCGCTGGAGGGCATGCGGACCGCGATGAGCAAGCCGGAGGGGACCCGCCGTGGATGA
- a CDS encoding GntR family transcriptional regulator: protein MTTVERAGSAARAAEQLRNLMINGEFAPGVRLSEVSLCDRLNVSRNTLREAFSTLIEEGLLVRQPHRGVFVATLSPAQIADIYRVRALLECTALSQAPTDPPRAAGMRAAVTEAARARDAGNWRAVGTANMHFHEQIVALAGSPRLDGWMRQLTAELRLAFVTAPDPEALHHPFVAMNEQITALYEAGEANRAADLLRDYLLTSERVVLGTLP, encoded by the coding sequence GTGACGACCGTCGAGAGAGCGGGATCCGCTGCCCGAGCCGCCGAGCAGCTGCGCAACTTGATGATCAACGGCGAGTTCGCGCCCGGCGTACGGCTGTCCGAGGTCTCGCTCTGCGATCGGCTCAACGTCTCCCGCAACACGCTGCGCGAGGCGTTCTCCACGCTGATCGAGGAGGGTCTGCTGGTCCGCCAGCCGCACCGCGGTGTCTTCGTGGCCACGCTGAGCCCCGCCCAGATCGCCGACATCTACCGGGTACGGGCGCTGCTCGAATGCACGGCCCTGAGTCAGGCGCCCACCGACCCGCCGCGGGCAGCGGGCATGCGCGCCGCGGTCACCGAGGCCGCCCGTGCCCGCGACGCCGGCAACTGGCGGGCGGTGGGCACCGCGAACATGCACTTCCACGAGCAGATCGTGGCGCTGGCCGGCAGCCCCCGGCTGGACGGCTGGATGCGTCAGCTCACCGCCGAACTGCGCCTGGCCTTCGTCACCGCGCCCGACCCGGAAGCCCTGCACCACCCGTTCGTCGCCATGAACGAGCAGATCACCGCGCTGTACGAGGCCGGCGAGGCGAACCGGGCCGCCGACCTGCTGCGCGACTACCTGCTCACCTCGGAACGGGTCGTGCTCGGCACCCTGCCTTAG
- a CDS encoding biotin-dependent carboxyltransferase family protein — translation MSMRIIRTGPLAVLKDRGRPGHAHQGVPPSGAVDRGAYARANTLVHNPPGAAVLECTLGGLRVIFDEPAVVVLTGTDAVLMVDGTRTCLEEVVAVPAGATVTVTMPRRGLRSYLAVRGGFDVPPVLGSRSTDRLAGVGPAQPAPGDELPIGSLPLLSTPLGPRPVDGPFAVELGPRDDWFTPAAVETFLSADYVVTPASDSVGLRLDGPALERARTEELPSEGVVRGSVQIPPDGKPIIFQADHPVTGGYPVIAVLTPEAADRAAQTRPGTRVRFVRSPAG, via the coding sequence ATGAGCATGCGGATCATCCGTACGGGACCCCTCGCCGTCCTCAAGGACCGTGGGCGCCCCGGCCACGCCCATCAGGGGGTGCCGCCGTCCGGCGCGGTCGACCGGGGGGCGTACGCGAGGGCCAACACCCTGGTCCACAACCCGCCCGGGGCAGCCGTGCTGGAGTGCACGCTCGGCGGCTTGCGCGTCATCTTCGACGAGCCGGCGGTCGTGGTCCTGACCGGCACCGACGCCGTGCTCATGGTGGACGGCACGCGCACCTGCCTGGAAGAGGTGGTCGCGGTTCCCGCCGGGGCAACGGTCACGGTGACCATGCCCAGGCGCGGCCTGCGCAGCTATCTCGCCGTGCGGGGCGGCTTCGACGTGCCGCCGGTGCTGGGTTCCCGCTCGACCGACCGGCTGGCCGGCGTCGGACCGGCCCAGCCGGCTCCCGGCGACGAGCTGCCGATCGGCTCGCTGCCGCTGCTGTCCACCCCGCTCGGCCCGCGCCCGGTCGACGGCCCGTTCGCGGTGGAACTGGGACCGCGCGACGACTGGTTCACCCCGGCGGCGGTGGAGACGTTCCTGAGCGCGGACTACGTCGTCACCCCGGCCAGCGACTCGGTGGGGCTGCGGCTCGACGGTCCGGCGCTCGAGCGGGCCCGCACCGAGGAACTGCCCAGCGAGGGTGTGGTGCGCGGGTCGGTGCAGATCCCGCCGGACGGCAAGCCGATCATCTTCCAGGCCGACCATCCGGTGACCGGCGGCTATCCGGTGATCGCCGTGCTGACCCCGGAGGCGGCCGACCGGGCGGCGCAGACCCGGCCCGGAACCCGGGTTCGATTCGTCCGGTCCCCGGCTGGTTGA